The following coding sequences are from one Microbacterium wangchenii window:
- the cysS gene encoding cysteine--tRNA ligase, with protein sequence MTVRIYDTKAQALRDFVPRDPDHVSIYVCGPTVQSGPHIGHVRGALAFDILRRWLTYRFGRVTFVRNVTDIDDKVLANATDSEEWWALAYRMEQEFTHAYSAAGILPPTYEPRATASIPQMQELIARLIDAGHAYAAGDESDAAGDVYFDVRSWPAYGALTRQSVDAMEPAGDADPRGKRDPHDFALWKGAKPGEPESATWESPWGRGRPGWHIECSAMSRRYLGPEFDIHGGGLDLRFPHHENELAQSAAAGDAFARYWVHNGLVTVGGQKMSKSLGNFVLAQDVLAEHEPLVVRYALAAAHYRSTLDLTPESYAEARAALERITTFRQRVLRLTAGDPAAVTPAGIPEAFAAAMDDDLGVPQALAVLHETVRAGNVAVDDGDRDGAIAASRAVAAMLDVLGLLETGSAVASAPDAAAAALDGLLRALIDQRAEARANKNWAAADRIRDAIAAAGVALEDGPTGTHWSLNDG encoded by the coding sequence GTGACGGTCCGGATCTATGACACGAAGGCGCAGGCGCTGCGCGACTTCGTTCCCCGCGACCCCGACCACGTCAGCATCTACGTCTGCGGGCCGACGGTGCAGTCGGGCCCGCACATCGGTCATGTCCGCGGGGCGCTGGCCTTCGACATCCTCCGCCGCTGGCTCACGTACCGGTTCGGCCGGGTCACCTTCGTCCGCAACGTCACCGACATCGACGACAAGGTGCTCGCCAACGCCACCGACTCCGAGGAGTGGTGGGCGCTGGCCTACCGCATGGAGCAGGAGTTCACCCACGCCTACTCCGCGGCGGGCATCCTGCCGCCCACGTACGAGCCGCGCGCAACGGCGTCGATCCCCCAGATGCAGGAGCTCATCGCGCGCCTGATCGACGCCGGCCACGCCTACGCGGCAGGCGACGAGTCGGATGCCGCCGGCGACGTGTACTTCGACGTCCGCTCCTGGCCCGCCTACGGCGCGCTCACCCGCCAGTCGGTCGACGCGATGGAGCCCGCCGGTGACGCCGATCCGCGCGGTAAGCGCGACCCGCACGATTTCGCGCTGTGGAAGGGCGCCAAGCCGGGGGAGCCCGAGAGCGCCACGTGGGAATCGCCGTGGGGCAGGGGTCGCCCGGGGTGGCACATCGAGTGCTCCGCCATGTCGCGGCGCTACCTCGGGCCCGAGTTCGACATCCACGGCGGCGGCCTCGACCTGCGCTTCCCACACCACGAGAACGAGCTGGCGCAGTCCGCCGCCGCCGGCGACGCGTTCGCCCGCTACTGGGTGCACAACGGCCTGGTGACCGTCGGCGGGCAGAAGATGTCCAAGTCGCTCGGCAACTTCGTGCTCGCTCAGGACGTCCTCGCCGAGCACGAGCCGCTCGTCGTCCGGTACGCGCTGGCCGCGGCCCACTACCGCTCGACGCTGGATCTCACCCCCGAGTCGTACGCCGAGGCGCGCGCGGCGCTGGAGCGCATCACCACATTCCGACAGCGCGTGCTGCGCCTGACAGCCGGCGACCCGGCGGCGGTGACGCCCGCCGGCATCCCCGAGGCGTTCGCGGCGGCGATGGACGACGACCTGGGTGTGCCGCAGGCCCTCGCCGTCCTGCACGAGACCGTGCGCGCCGGCAATGTCGCCGTCGACGACGGCGACCGCGACGGCGCGATCGCCGCGTCGCGCGCCGTGGCGGCGATGCTCGACGTCCTCGGTCTCCTCGAGACCGGCAGTGCCGTCGCGTCAGCCCCGGATGCCGCGGCCGCGGCCCTGGACGGGCTGCTCCGCGCACTCATCGACCAGCGCGCGGAAGCCCGCGCGAACAAGAACTGGGCGGCAGCCGACCGCATCCGCGACGCGATCGCGGCGGCCGGTGTCGCCCTCGAAGACGGTCCCACCGGGACCCATTGGAGTCTGAACGATGGCTAA
- a CDS encoding DMT family transporter yields the protein MPAVFAVLAAAVLFGTTGTSQALGPDDSTPLAVGVARLLVGGTVLAVVGLAVGARARRREPHPPPVTPRAVALLALTGVSLAAYQPLFFLGTERNGVAVGTVVALGSAPVLAGLFEWALTRRVPTLTWAGATALALAGVALLALGGRGQTGADPVGFAASVAAGATFAIIAVAQRRLFDSGWNPFSVAGGMGATAALIAVLCVPFVDLRWATTGSGLVMSLWLGLVTIAAAYTLFTWGLQRLTAGTAATLTLGEPLTAAVLGIAVLGERLSLPAVAGLAVLCAGLVLLAWGSRPPRDPSPYAVEA from the coding sequence ATGCCCGCCGTCTTCGCCGTCCTCGCCGCGGCGGTCCTGTTCGGGACGACCGGCACGTCGCAGGCGCTGGGCCCCGACGACAGCACCCCCCTCGCGGTGGGCGTCGCCCGCCTGCTGGTCGGGGGCACGGTACTGGCCGTCGTCGGACTGGCCGTCGGCGCCCGCGCGCGGCGCCGGGAGCCCCATCCGCCGCCGGTGACGCCGCGCGCGGTCGCCCTTCTGGCGTTGACCGGAGTGAGCCTCGCGGCCTACCAGCCGCTGTTCTTCCTCGGTACCGAGCGCAACGGCGTGGCCGTGGGCACCGTCGTCGCGCTCGGGTCGGCACCCGTGCTGGCCGGACTGTTCGAGTGGGCGCTCACACGCCGCGTCCCCACGCTCACGTGGGCGGGTGCCACCGCGCTGGCCCTGGCCGGGGTCGCCCTGCTGGCGCTGGGCGGCAGGGGGCAGACGGGAGCGGACCCGGTCGGATTCGCCGCGTCGGTGGCCGCCGGCGCCACCTTCGCGATCATCGCCGTCGCACAGCGTCGCCTGTTCGACTCCGGATGGAACCCGTTCAGCGTCGCCGGCGGCATGGGCGCGACCGCGGCGCTGATCGCGGTGCTGTGCGTGCCTTTCGTCGACCTGCGGTGGGCGACGACCGGCAGCGGGCTGGTGATGTCGCTGTGGCTCGGCCTGGTCACGATCGCGGCGGCCTACACCCTCTTCACGTGGGGGCTCCAGCGCCTCACCGCCGGCACGGCGGCCACCCTGACCCTCGGCGAGCCCCTCACCGCCGCGGTCCTGGGCATCGCGGTGCTCGGCGAGCGACTGTCGCTGCCGGCGGTCGCGGGGCTGGCAGTCCTGTGCGCCGGCCTCGTTCTGCTCGCGTGGGGGTCGCGTCCGCCCCGCGACCCTTCCCCCTACGCCGTGGAGGCATGA
- a CDS encoding GNAT family N-acetyltransferase, whose amino-acid sequence MTVVTIALADLDDPRTRALVSAHLSGMRAASPPESVHALEMAGLQHPDVTLWSAEVDDRIAGIAALSRLDDTSGEIKSMRVDEAFLGRGIGRALLHHVMGAARKRGMTRLWLETGSTDEFLAARRLYESEGFTPCGPFGAYRPDPFSAFFSRPL is encoded by the coding sequence ATGACCGTGGTCACCATCGCCCTCGCCGACCTCGACGATCCCCGCACCCGCGCGCTCGTGTCGGCGCATCTGTCCGGCATGCGGGCCGCCTCTCCTCCGGAGAGCGTCCACGCCCTCGAGATGGCGGGGCTGCAGCATCCCGATGTGACGCTGTGGTCGGCGGAGGTCGACGACCGGATCGCCGGAATCGCGGCACTCTCGCGGCTGGATGACACCAGCGGCGAGATCAAGTCGATGCGCGTGGATGAGGCCTTCCTCGGCCGCGGCATCGGGCGCGCCCTCCTTCACCACGTCATGGGCGCCGCGCGGAAGCGCGGCATGACGCGACTGTGGCTGGAGACCGGCTCCACCGACGAGTTCCTCGCGGCACGTCGCCTGTACGAGAGCGAGGGCTTCACCCCGTGCGGGCCGTTCGGCGCGTATCGGCCCGATCCGTTCTCGGCCTTCTTCAGCCGCCCGCTCTGA
- a CDS encoding PadR family transcriptional regulator encodes MNAVAREVSGAVSFWILTALAESPKHGYAILRDVELMSTSHGGTVSLKVPTLYAALERLDRLALIEVAGEDVVDGRARRYFRLTDSGLSALDEEISRIESRARAARSMITSRSGAEAPRATAEESRGR; translated from the coding sequence ATGAACGCTGTCGCGCGAGAGGTATCGGGAGCAGTCTCGTTCTGGATATTGACGGCTCTAGCGGAGTCACCAAAGCATGGATATGCGATTCTGCGCGACGTCGAATTGATGAGCACGTCGCACGGTGGGACAGTCTCCCTGAAGGTCCCCACTCTGTACGCCGCCCTGGAGCGCCTCGATCGACTGGCGCTGATCGAAGTCGCCGGTGAGGACGTCGTCGATGGGCGAGCACGCAGGTACTTCCGCCTCACCGACTCTGGACTGAGTGCGCTCGACGAAGAGATTTCTCGGATCGAGAGTAGGGCGCGTGCGGCTCGATCGATGATCACCTCGCGATCCGGTGCGGAGGCGCCGCGAGCGACCGCCGAAGAGTCTCGGGGAAGGTGA
- the ispD gene encoding 2-C-methyl-D-erythritol 4-phosphate cytidylyltransferase, which produces MSITPVPRIAIIVVAAGSGTRLGATAPKAFVGIDRHTVLRHALEGVFAAPSAQVIVVAPAGREGDALTELLAASGDRRDLASVVVGGATRQESVAAGLAAVWPDVEFVLVHDAARALTPPDVFGRVLDALADGVPAVVPTLPVVDTLKQVSGSDVVAAVDRSQLAAAQTPQGFARVVIDSAYAVADREYTDDAALVAAAGRAVAIVPGDTRSFKITTPDDLDRARALVAPSTASHAALEHSVPIPRVGIGTDVHAFAAAGTLWLAGLEWPGEPALSGHSDGDVVAHAIVDAILSAAGQGDIGTHFGTDRPEYSGAHAEAFLARTAAIVGEAGWRIGNVAVQFQATRPRFAGRRAEAEAALSAALGGAPVSVSATTTDGLGFPGRGEGVAAFATALVFPV; this is translated from the coding sequence GTGAGCATCACGCCCGTCCCCCGTATCGCTATCATCGTCGTCGCCGCCGGCTCCGGAACGCGGCTGGGCGCGACCGCGCCGAAAGCGTTCGTCGGCATCGATCGTCACACCGTGCTGCGCCACGCGCTGGAGGGTGTGTTCGCGGCGCCGTCCGCCCAGGTGATCGTCGTGGCGCCGGCCGGGCGTGAGGGCGACGCGCTCACCGAGCTGCTCGCCGCATCCGGAGACCGACGCGACCTCGCGTCGGTCGTCGTCGGGGGAGCGACACGGCAGGAGTCTGTCGCTGCGGGCCTGGCGGCGGTGTGGCCGGACGTGGAATTCGTCCTCGTCCACGACGCCGCCCGAGCCCTCACCCCACCGGATGTTTTCGGGCGCGTGCTCGACGCGCTCGCGGACGGCGTGCCTGCGGTGGTGCCCACCCTCCCGGTCGTGGACACGCTCAAGCAGGTCAGCGGCTCCGATGTCGTGGCTGCGGTGGATCGGTCCCAGCTGGCTGCAGCGCAGACCCCCCAGGGGTTCGCGCGTGTCGTGATCGACAGCGCGTACGCCGTCGCCGACCGCGAATACACCGATGACGCCGCGCTGGTCGCCGCGGCGGGAAGAGCCGTCGCGATCGTCCCGGGTGACACGCGGTCGTTCAAGATCACCACGCCCGACGACCTTGACCGCGCTCGCGCCCTGGTCGCCCCGTCGACGGCGTCGCATGCGGCGCTCGAGCACTCCGTGCCGATACCCCGCGTAGGGATCGGCACCGACGTGCACGCGTTCGCGGCGGCGGGCACCCTGTGGCTCGCCGGCCTGGAGTGGCCGGGGGAACCCGCCCTCTCGGGCCACTCCGACGGCGACGTCGTCGCCCACGCGATCGTCGACGCGATCCTCTCCGCGGCCGGACAGGGCGATATCGGCACGCACTTCGGCACTGACCGGCCGGAGTACTCCGGCGCGCACGCGGAGGCCTTCCTCGCGCGCACGGCGGCGATCGTGGGGGAGGCGGGATGGCGCATCGGGAACGTGGCGGTGCAGTTCCAGGCCACCCGTCCCCGCTTCGCCGGCCGTCGCGCGGAAGCCGAAGCGGCGCTGTCGGCGGCCCTCGGCGGCGCGCCGGTCTCCGTGAGCGCCACCACGACCGACGGCCTGGGATTTCCGGGGCGCGGGGAGGGTGTCGCCGCCTTCGCGACGGCCCTGGTCTTCCCCGTCTGA
- a CDS encoding CarD family transcriptional regulator produces the protein MLFEVGETVVYPHHGAATIIEVKDRIIRGETKKYLKLNVTQGDLIIEVPAENVDLVGVRDVIGKEGLDKVFEVLRAPFTEEPTNWSRRYKANLEKLASGDVIKVSEVVRDLWRRDQDRGLSAGEKRMLAKARQILVSELALAEKTDEERAGVVLDEVLAS, from the coding sequence ATGCTTTTTGAGGTTGGCGAGACCGTTGTGTACCCCCATCACGGGGCGGCCACGATCATCGAAGTCAAAGACCGCATCATCCGCGGCGAGACGAAGAAGTACCTGAAGCTCAACGTCACGCAGGGTGATCTCATCATCGAGGTTCCCGCTGAGAACGTCGACCTGGTCGGCGTTCGCGATGTGATCGGCAAGGAAGGTCTCGACAAGGTCTTCGAGGTGCTGCGGGCGCCCTTCACGGAAGAGCCCACGAACTGGTCCCGCCGGTACAAGGCGAACCTCGAGAAGCTCGCCTCCGGTGACGTCATCAAGGTGAGCGAGGTCGTCCGCGACCTGTGGCGCCGTGACCAGGACCGCGGCCTGTCTGCCGGTGAGAAGCGCATGCTCGCCAAGGCCCGTCAGATCCTCGTGTCCGAGCTGGCTCTCGCGGAGAAGACCGACGAGGAGCGCGCAGGCGTCGTCCTCGACGAGGTGCTCGCTTCCTGA